The following is a genomic window from Takifugu rubripes chromosome 13, fTakRub1.2, whole genome shotgun sequence.
agataaacaacaaacaagcaaaaaccaTAGCAACGCTTTTCCCTCAATAAATACAGTTTAGCACATCGGCTGTCTCATCTGCCAGTTACCgtatattaaatgtgttttttttaggtaCCGTACATAAAATCTGTTACGAGACAACCTTGAACTAGACGCCGTTATTGCAacgcaaaagaaaaacaagcttcTGTTTGGTGAGGACAGTCCAGGCCGAAGTTCAGACATTTGGTTTCAGGCATCCACCAACCGTGTGTTGAGCAACTTCTTGTTctctttaactttaaaaataatctgCCAGCATATCAGATTTTTGCTGGCTCACTTTAGCAAATAAAAAGCTGTATTAGACACTTAAACTGCAGAGGGATCTTAAATCTTGCCACGTGCCTTTGATTTTCCCTGTGAAATTAACTGATGTTATGTAACACAACAGGATGACGATATGAGGCAACGCAGACACCGCATGAATGATGCCGTGCCAACATCCACAGTCCCGACAAGGTCCACGACTTCAATCATATCACACCAGGTCATGTTGACTTTACAAGCAAACTACTGCTGCACAGTGGATGGAGTCCAAACAAGACAGACCAGTCAAGTAAACATGCTATTGTCCCAAAATTCCCAGACGCCACGGCTAAAAGGCTGAGGACTCAATAACAGTTACAAAAGCAAACTTGTAAGGCAAAGAATCCTTTCTNNNNNNNNNNNNNCGTGACCCGCAGCCTGAACTCCCAGGAGGGTCAGAAATAAATTACGGATTactaagaaataaataaagcaaatatattAACATgccatttaattttttttagtaTTACAGTACTGTCCAGTGGAAGTGGGTTGAAGGCTCTTGGGATCTCCAAACTAAGGAGGGTCTCAAAGACTTGGCAGAGGAAGCTGAGCATGGAGGCATTTGGCTTTGGCTCTGAAGAAAGGACAaggtatggggggggggagtaaaggTCCTAGGGTTGGTTGTATTGAGCGTCTGGGAGacgtccctgctgctgctctaccaCCCAGGGGTGTTCTGGATTACAAAAAGTGAAATCAATGAAGGGTGGCACCCAGCTGACCACCCTAGTAGCCAAGCGTTCACTGCTGGACCTGCTCCGTGCACAAATGATTTGCAGATAGCTCCATCTGTGCTCATATAAAAACTGGGTTGATCAGTTTTCAAATGTGTATATTCAATGGAAAATGACCACTCCTTATTGAGGACATAACACTGATTGCTGATGCTATAAAATAACACATCTTCATCCCTGTTCCAGAACAAAACCGTCTCTTCCTGCATAATCACACGCTGCCCAACGCTACTTAATGATTAAAAAGCAACCGCAAGTGaatccatgaaaaaaaaaaaaaaacagaaaaacaagaagtgTAAATTGTGCCTATGGCTCTAACAGCATCATTGTGAGCTGATGGGGGGTAAAAGACATCCACAGATGAAAGTAGATTTTGAACAATTTTGCAGCCCAGGGGGGCTCACTCCTTAATGAGGCAAAACTTTAAGTactgaataataaataataaaaattgaCAGTTCATTTAGCTTTCAGTGTACCTCATAGAGAAACCCATTACAGGCCATTACTCTTAGTGTCCTTGGCATGAACAGTAAGTATGGTGGAACATCACAACGTACTTCAGTAGGAGGGGGGAGCTTTGTGtcattgtgtctttgtgtgtgcgtgcctgtgtgagtgcctctgagtgtgtgtgtttttttcttacatCCTTGTTAGGAAATGCGGTTTGGGCTCCATCACGTACGACAATACTGTTTTAATACTGTCAGCTGTGCGAAAGAAAAACTCACAGAAGTCATTTATGTACTCACATAGGACACCATGGCTTTGAGCTCTTCATCGCTTCTTACAGTGATTCTGTCTCCCACCTCATCTTCATCTAAGAAATAAATTATGATCTGAATCATTCAGAAGAAACAGCTCAGAGTGGCAAATCTGTTAGTTGAATTTTAAGATGATAGTATCTCACTGATTAATATTTGCAGTGTAGTAAATATACAGACagatttgctttctttttaatgttgaGCTGTGACCAAAAAGATCCTTCCACGGTGTGAATGCTTCTATAAATTATACACGTTGCAATTATTACACTGCTCAGAAAATAAAGGTAACACGTAAATCAAACTTGCAGCCCCCAAATGAAAAATCAAGTTTGACATAGTGTTATTGATTACTTAGTGTAGTTCAATGAGAACAAAATAATGTAAGAACGATCAGTGGAAACTCTAATTGTTAACCCAGTGGGGACTGGATTCAGAACCATACTCAAAATCAAAGAGGAATTAATAGATTACAGGCTGCTACAATGTGTGAGAATTTACTTTAAGACAATCAGAAATGTGCCCCCCAGGACTGCATAAGGCGTCAGTCAGTTCCTGGACAGTCTGACAGCCATCAGAGTCCAATAATTTGCAGTCCTAATTTTTTAGTGTAACTGATTAGAAGTTGCACGTTGATGATAAATTGCCTTCATTTTTTGCAGTGTGTATTTTACAACTGCCATTATTGTCTATACATTAAAGTAGAAATATTAAGGGTTAAATGGCCATGTTTTTAAAGGATCATAGTGTGTTTTGCACTagaaaaggagcagaaataaTGTCAAACCATTGATTTGGATGCTGTTAACTAAAACTACATTCCTTTTGAACAGATATGTCCTCACAACGCCTTCAGAATGTCTAGATTCTATTGGGACTTCTGAAACTGAAGCAGCGACTTAAACATATCAGGAATTTCTCGAACAAAATGATTTCCAGACACAAACTTACACTCAAAGGCTGTCACAGTGGCTTCAGGCATGACATCTCGAATAGCAACCTGAAAAGGTTGAAAGTTTTGGAGGAGAAGTTTACCTCTGCAAATATACACTGATTTATAGGCAATAAGACATAACTGACTCCAATCACATCTGAATATCACGGTTGAGTTTTCCCATTACAGTACTGTGTGGTCTCTAGCAGTTTTacagagacattttattttcaacatatATCAGATTAAGACACGTTTCCCTGTAGGGCTATTTCATCTGCAAAAACATCCAGCAAAGTTAAATATGATGGTAAATATAGCTTTAGCCTTGTAGCATTTGGGGACTCACCAGCAAATCATTGAAGTTCAGAAGAAATGGACAGTCGACGGACGAGTCCATGTCTCCTGCCGGCGTTTTGATACGAATCACAATTGGCACTGCGTCCATTTCCCAGTTTTTTCATTCGGTTATGatcacaatgaagaaaaagtAACCCTCATAGCATTAACCTGCCTGTCTACGATAATGAGCTAATTTCCTGCACTGTTTTGCTAACGAAACATGCTAGCACCTTTTTCAGTCCACACATTGTTTAAAGTGACGCCGAGATTTAAAGAACATTGATAATACCGACATTGACGTTACATCATACACCGTTAAAGggcaaacaacaaacaataaacacaaacaatgtTTTTGGCCAACGTCTGAAGTTAAGTTTTACAGAGAATTATCGGAGAGCAGTCAGGAAGCTGGTTGAGAGGAAACGGCTCCAACAACAACATCCGCTTTTggcatttcaaaacaaaagcctCGGATATTTGGTTTTTGTTTCAGGCTCCCCGAGAGGATTTCATCGTTATTATATTTCATCGggattaaaaacattttcttgaaaaaagaaaatcgttATACACTTACGTTTTCGTTCACATTTCTTAGATCATAACTGAGTTTTCTATCAGTGTCTTATGTCAGTGCAAAGAGGTAGAAACAGGTGACTAATAAATCTGATTACTATAAAAAGAAACGTTATTATGGTCACAAAGATGACAGTTAAAGTGATTTAGACTTCAAATAAATTGTATTGATTTTAGAATGGCAACTCCCAGACCTGTACTGAACACATTTTGTTTTatatcttatatatatatatatattatatactttttatttctttttgcttAATTCTTTGAAAACAGtaaaagggaaacaaaaagCCAGACTACCAGAACTGATTAATGCCTTCACCAGCACTGCCCTCTGATGAAGAGCAGAGGATCTATATGGCACTTTGTCAAACATATTCTCCCTGGACTCCACGTTAGGCCCTTCTGCTTTAGGGGCAGATGGGATGAAGCCCAGTCAGCAATCCACATTATCAGAAATCAAACTCCTGACTTTGCTGCAAGAgggaaatggaaaagaaggcCAGCATTCACTGTCTGGTAATTAAAACCTATTTTATCAGACCTTCTCTCCTCTTGCTATCGACAAGCTGCTTAGAGTAACGTGAGCTCAGGTTGGCTCTAAATATATGAGGCACACTTATTTAACCTCCTCAACAACTGGGAAATTCAGTAACGACAGCAACAAACAATGGCCTGAGTATTAATGAATTCTTATTTATTGGTGTGTTTTGTGATCAAATGTatccccccttttcttttcctctgatgattattatttaattatgtCATGTCCAATATATTGGCTTGCTTGTTGTGTTTAATGATTAAGGATCCAAAGTCCGCACCATCCTTCTTCACTGTAGTGCTGATATAGAAGTTCTTGAAATACTATTTATCTGCTGGTTAAGCACCGGTCATTTAGACAGACATCGACTGTTACTTGGTAGCTCGCTGTTTAGAAAGCTTTAGTTACATTAAGAGGAGAATACAGAGGAAAGATGC
Proteins encoded in this region:
- the LOC115252005 gene encoding dual specificity mitogen-activated protein kinase kinase 5-like codes for the protein MDAVPIVIRIKTPAGDMDSSVDCPFLLNFNDLLVAIRDVMPEATVTAFEYEDEVGDRITVRSDEELKAMVSYNTPGW